One window from the genome of Candidatus Synechococcus calcipolaris G9 encodes:
- a CDS encoding LapA family protein → MRQINFFMIFVIGLGFVLFSIQNTESVPIKVIEGTTIQAPLCIELIVAMGIGAVFAWVFSVWVQVQRLLTVRQEMEDRDEQIANLEEDVERYKAAIEEQQRLLPSVTTASVE, encoded by the coding sequence ATGCGACAAATTAACTTCTTCATGATATTTGTAATTGGTCTAGGCTTTGTTTTATTTAGCATCCAGAATACCGAATCCGTTCCCATTAAGGTGATTGAAGGAACAACCATTCAGGCTCCTCTCTGCATTGAACTCATTGTGGCCATGGGCATTGGGGCGGTATTTGCCTGGGTATTTAGTGTATGGGTGCAGGTGCAGCGGCTTTTGACGGTACGCCAGGAAATGGAAGATCGGGATGAGCAGATTGCTAACCTAGAGGAAGACGTAGAGCGGTATAAGGCAGCCATTGAGGAACAACAACGGCTCTTGCCCAGTGTTACGACGGCTTCAGTGGAGTAG
- a CDS encoding thylakoid membrane photosystem I accumulation factor, whose amino-acid sequence MVRVSFWQRALGFILAIALGWSSFSGVAGASLTDDHFDGNIFALYAGNGSLVPPKVTLAQSLERDKPTLLVLYINDSRDCKQFATVLSQLQSFYGRAADFIPIDVDALPINATFGPTDPGYYYRGVVPQTILLDAAGQERLNVAGAVSFEVVDDAFREVFNLLPRSQSIDLKPRSVNEINTELVSPS is encoded by the coding sequence ATGGTACGGGTTTCATTTTGGCAACGGGCATTGGGATTCATTCTAGCGATCGCCCTGGGATGGAGTAGCTTCAGTGGGGTTGCTGGGGCCAGTCTCACGGATGATCACTTTGATGGGAATATTTTTGCCCTCTATGCGGGGAATGGTTCCCTTGTGCCGCCAAAGGTAACCCTGGCCCAATCCCTAGAACGGGATAAGCCCACCCTGCTCGTTTTGTATATCAACGATAGCCGGGATTGTAAGCAATTTGCCACCGTCCTTTCCCAACTGCAAAGTTTTTATGGTCGGGCCGCGGATTTTATTCCCATTGATGTGGATGCCTTACCCATTAATGCCACCTTTGGCCCCACTGACCCCGGCTATTACTACCGTGGTGTGGTTCCCCAAACCATTTTGTTAGATGCCGCGGGCCAAGAGCGGTTAAATGTCGCCGGAGCCGTTAGCTTTGAGGTGGTTGATGATGCCTTTCGGGAGGTGTTTAATTTGCTGCCCCGATCCCAGTCCATTGATCTCAAACCCCGATCCGTGAATGAAATCAATACCGAACT